In Synechococcus sp. PCC 6312, one genomic interval encodes:
- a CDS encoding DUF2358 domain-containing protein, with protein sequence MNLIEVVKQDYSRFPQAQSYEIYASDVFFKDPVYEFRGIDKYQKMIGFITYWFSNLKLELHDIHQKDAIIHTQWTMSWNAPLPWQPRISVTGRSELEVNAEGLIISHIDYWQCSRLDVVKQHFKF encoded by the coding sequence ATGAATCTGATCGAAGTTGTAAAGCAAGACTACAGTAGATTTCCCCAGGCCCAGTCCTATGAGATTTATGCCTCTGATGTTTTTTTTAAAGACCCAGTTTACGAGTTTCGAGGCATAGATAAATATCAAAAGATGATTGGGTTTATTACCTACTGGTTTTCTAATCTCAAATTGGAACTCCATGACATTCACCAAAAAGATGCAATTATTCATACTCAATGGACAATGAGTTGGAATGCCCCTTTACCTTGGCAGCCCCGGATTTCTGTTACAGGCCGCAGTGAACTAGAGGTAAATGCTGAGGGCTTGATCATTTCTCACATCGACTATTGGCAATGTTCACGGTTAGATGTGGTGAAACAGCACTTTAAATTTTAG